A DNA window from Drosophila biarmipes strain raj3 chromosome 2R, RU_DBia_V1.1, whole genome shotgun sequence contains the following coding sequences:
- the LOC108029764 gene encoding casein kinase II subunit beta' isoform X2, whose amino-acid sequence MLEKYHKGAFGTCPRAFCQRQSVLPIGLSDNPGEEMVRIYCPKCNDVYFPKAARHSNLDGAFFGTGFPHMLFMVNPDARPKRTKQKFVPRLYGFKIHQLAYRSPAEILKDMTPELETPAHV is encoded by the exons ATGCTGGAGAAGTACCACAAGGGAGCCTTCGGCACGTGCCCGCGCGCCTTTTGCCAGCGCCAGTCGGTCCTGCCCATCGGACTGAGCGACAATCCCGGCGAGGAGATGGTCCGCATCTACTGTCCCAAGTGCAACGACGTGTACTTCCCCAAGGCGGCAAGGCACTCCAATCTGGACGGGGCCTTCTTCGGCACCGGATTCCCGCACATGCTCTTCATGGTGAACCCAGATGCGCGGCCCAAGCGGACGAAGCAGAAGTTTGTGCCCAG GCTCTACGGATTCAAGATCCACCAGTTGGCCTACCGATCGCCCGCTGAGATCCTTAAAGACATGACCCCCGAACTCGAAACCCCAGCCCATGTCTGA
- the LOC108029702 gene encoding ATP-dependent RNA helicase DDX24: MVQNKQKTAKPPKLLKSAAKEAAASKAESWQKVKIKGHVISDDCGGYEGLIGLEVLKDYDPALVKSSQKRVSSRNRDGERKLKKKKRKVSKGGDEDSSQSSSESESEDEVVAAAKSKKARLAERHVLKMQKLREKREKRKDQRKQKKSKAKEKEESEDSNDEYDADRFALLRPPPSDEEEEVAQAEESDSSGEEVPDLVPIPRGEMADVSAWNGLGVPAPILRALGEQGFSGPTQIQALTLPAAIHGKKDILGAAETGSGKTLAFGIPMLSGIMELKQRNIRSGIRKAPKVKGQQPEPAADEHELTPPPEELDHVSGASDEESDAEEHAKRIQSPLYGLVLTPTRELAVQVKNHLVAAAKYTGIRVAAIFGGLAVAKQERILRQCPEIVVATPGRLWELYAQGNRHLGKIEDVSFLVIDETDRMVEKGHFEELRSLLKVLNSDEQKKHQRQNFVYSATLTLVHDLPEHMQKRNVGKRPKFVKQTVDQKIESLIEELGISQPKIVDITSSQQTAQTLTESRLLCPIDHKDFYLYYFIQRHPGRTIVFCNSIDCVKRLATLFGLLDCNPLPLHANMIQKQRLKNLERFRDSPMGLLIATDVAARGLDIPNVEHVIHYQVPRTSENYVHRSGRTARANKHGITVMFMEPGEVKSYVKLYKTLERTEDLPLFPISERFLGAVRERVNLARDLDKEELKLKRVQSERGWMKKHAEEMDMIIDGYNDESGSDQDEDPFVIERRRNRLRVETVRAQLNALLAQPIFPRGFSFKYPNSEAAQLATSHTQSAVETMKAAIEDQKQAKKDRNKRKRNA, from the exons ATGGTTCAGAATAAACAGAAGACCGCAAAGCCACCGAAGCTATTGAAAAGCGCGGCCAAGGAGGCTGCCGCCTCGAAGGCGGAGAGCTGGCAAAAAGTGAAGATCAAGGGCCACGTGATTTCCGATGATTGCGGTGGCTACGAGGGATTAATTGGTCTGGAGGTCCTCAAGGACTACGATCCAGCTCTAGTAAAGTCTTCTCAGAAGAGAGTCAGTTCCCGGAATCGGGACGGGGAGCGCAAGCTGAAGAAGAAAAAGAGGAAGGTTTCCAAGGGAGGCGACGAGGACTCCTCCCAGAGTTCCAGTGAATCGGAAAGCGAGGATGAAGTGGTGGCCGCAGCCAAGTCCAAGAAAGCCCGTCTGGCCGAGCGTCATGTTCTAAAAATGCAGAAGCTGCGGGAGAAGCGGGAGAAACGTAAGGATCAGCGCAAACAAAAGAAGTCAAAGGCCAAGGAAAAAGAAGAAAGCGAAGATTCAAATGATGAGTACGACGCAGATCGCTTTGCTCTGCTTAGGCCGCCGCCATCGGACGAAGAGGAAGAAGTGGCACAGGCTGAGGAGTCGGATTCCAGTGGTGAAGAAGTCCCAGACCTTGTGCCAATTCCCAGAGGAGAAATGGCCGATGTGTCCGCCTGGAACGGACTGGGAGTTCCCGCTCCCATTCTGCGCGCCCTCGGCGAGCAAGGCTTTTCTGGGCCCACTCAAATCCAGGCCCTGACCCTCCCGGCTGCCATCCACGGCAAGAAGGATATCCTTGGAGCAGCAGAAACGGGTAGCGGAAAGACCCTGGCTTTTGGCATACCCATGCTGTCCGGAATCATGGAGCTGAAGCAACGGAATATCCGTTCTGGCATACGGAAAGCACCCAAGGTGAAGGGACAGCAGCCCGAGCCTGCAGCGGATGAGCACGAGCTGACGCCTCCGCCAGAGGAGTTGGATCACGTTTCCGGAGCGAGCGACGAGGAGAGCGATGCGGAGGAGCATGCCAAGCGCATTCAAAGCCCCTTGTACGGTCTGGTGCTCACACCCACCCGAGAGTTAGCGGTGCAGGTCAAGAATCATCTGGTAGCGGCTGCCAAATACACGGGCATTCGAGTGGCAGCAATATTCGGAGGACTAGCCGTCGCGAAACAGGAGCGAATACTTCGTCAGTGTCCGGAAATCGTGGTGGCCACACCTGGTCGCCTCTGGGAACTTTATGCCCAGGGCAACCGTCATCTGGGCAAGATCGAGGATGTCAGCTTCCTGGTTATCGACGAAACGGATCGCATGGTGGAGAAGGGTCACTTTGAAGAGCTCCGGAGTCTGCTCAAGGTTCTCAACTCCGATGAACAGAAGAAGCATCAGCGCCAGAACTTTGTCTACTCGGCCACGCTGACGTTGGTTCATGATCTTCCCGAGCACATGCAAA AGCGCAATGTGGGCAAGCGACCCAAATTTGTAAAGCAAACAGTGGATCAGAAAATTGAGAGCCTTATCGAAGAGCTGGGCATCTCCCAACCCAAGATTGTGGACATAACCAGCTCCCAGC AAACTGCCCAAACGTTGACCGAGAGCCGTCTACTGTGCCCCATCGATCATAAGGATTTCTATCTTTACTACTTTATTCAGCGCCATCCAGGGCGCACCATCGTCTTCTGCAATTCCATCGACTGCGTCAAACGACTGGCCACGCTCTTTGGCCTTCTGGACTGCAATCCTCTGCCTCTCCATGCCAATATGATCCAGAAGCAGCGTCTGAAGAACCTGGAGCGCTTCCGCGACAGTCCCATGGGTCTGCTGATAGCCACTGATGTGGCTGCCCGAGGCCTGGATATACCGAATGTGGAGCACGTGATCCACTACCAAGTGCCGCGCACCAGCGAAAACTACGTCCACAGGTCGGGACGCACAGCCCGAGCCAATAAGCACGGCATAACCGTCATGTTTATGGAGCCTGGCGAGGTCAAAAGCTATGTAAAGCTTTACAAAACACTAGAAAGAA CTGAGGATCTGCCACTCTTTCCCATCTCTGAGCGCTTCCTTGGCGCTGTCAGGGAGCGCGTAAATCTTGCTAGGGATCTGGACAAGGAAGAACTGAAGCTTAAGCGCGTTCAGAGCGAGCGCGGCTGGATGAAGAAACATGCTGAGGAGATGGACATGATTATTGACGGCTACAACGACGAGTC TGGCAGCGACCAGGATGAGGATCCCTTTGTGATAGAACGGCGACGAAATCGCCTGCGAGTGGAGACAGTCAGAGCACAGCTTAATGCTCTTCTGGCCCAGCCCATCTTCCCCAGAGGTTTCAGCTTCAAGTATCCCAATAGCGAGGCAGCCCAGTTGGCCACGAGTCACACCCAAAGTGCAGTGGAGACCATGAAGGCGGCCATAGAAGACCAGAAGCAGGCCAAAAAGGATCGCAACAAACGCAAGAGGAATGCCTAG
- the LOC108029772 gene encoding phosphate carrier protein, mitochondrial, translated as MFRSLFDAAQNSTFKSPFTNVNCQAAPPASAPTSSAVVTPTLKDVSPRQLTPSHNIAAAAAAEGDSCEFGSNHYFLLCGLGGIISCGSTHTMVVPLDLVKCRLQVDPAKYKSVFTGFRISLAEEGVRGLAKGWAPTFIGYSMQGLCKFGLYEVFKKVYGDAIGEENAFLYRTGLYLAASASAEFFADIALAPMEAAKVKIQTTPGFARNLREALPKMTAQEGVTAFYKGLVPLWMRQIPYTMMKFACFERTLELLYKYVVPKPRADCTKGEQLVVTFAAGYIAGVFCAIVSHPADTVVSKLNQAKGASALDVAKQLGWAGLWGGLVPRIVMIGTLTAAQWFIYDAVKVFLRMPRPPPPEMPESLKKKLGVTGEQ; from the exons ATGTTTAGGTCCCTGTTTGATGCCGCGCAGAACTCAACGTTCAAGTCGCCATTCACCAACGTCAACTGCCAGGCAGCCCCGCCTGCTTCTGCCCCCACATCCTCCGCTGTGGTGACCCCGACCCTCAAGGATGTCAGCCCACGCCAGCTGACTCCAAGCCACAACatcgctgccgctgctgccgctgagGGCG ACTCTTGCGAGTTCGGCTCGAACCACTACTTCCTGCTGTGCGGCCTGGGCGGCATCATCTCGTGCGGCTCCACACACACCATGGTGGTGCCTCTGGACTTGGTCAAGTGCCGTCTGCAGGTGGACCCGGCCAAGTACAAGAGCGTGTTCACCGGCTTCCGCATCAGTTTGGCGGAGGAGGGCGTCCGAGGACTGGCCAAGGGCTGGGCCCCCACCTTCATCGGATACTCAATGCAGGGTCTGTGCAAGTTCGGCCTCTACGAGGTCTTCAAGAAGGTGTACGGCGATGCTATCGGCGAGGAGAACGCATTCCTGTACAGAACCGGACTATACCTGGCCGCGTCGGCCTCCGCCGAGTTCTTCGCCGACATCGCTCTGGCGCCTATGGAGGCGGCCAAGGTCAAGATCCAGACCACGCCCGGATTTGCCAGGAACCTGCGTGAGGCTCTGCCCAAAATGACGGCCCAGGAGGGCGTGACCGCCTTCTACAAGGGCCTGGTGCCGCTATGGATGCGCCAGATTCCCTACACCATGATGAAGTTCGCCTGCTTCGAGCGGACGCTGGAGCTGCTGTACAAGTACGTGGTGCCCAAGCCCCGTGCCGATTGCACCAAGGGTGAGCAGCTGGTGGTGACCTTCGCCGCCGGCTACATTGCCGGTGTGTTCTGCGCCATCGTCTCGCATCCGGCCGACACGGTGGTGTCCAAGCTTAACCAGGCCAAGGGCGCCTCCGCCCTCGATGTGGCCAAGCAGCTGGGTTGGGCTG GACTCTGGGGCGGCCTGGTGCCCAGGATCGTGATGATCGGCACATTGACCGCCGCCCAGTGGTTCATCTACGACGCCGTCAAGGTGTTCCTGcgcatgccacgcccaccaccaccagaaATGCCCGAGTCCCTGAAGAAGAAGCTGGGCGTGACTGGCGAGCAGTAA
- the LOC108029677 gene encoding VWFA and cache domain-containing protein CG16868 produces the protein MWPSCRLHAALLIMAVLASPTSSQQVPLAIANSTSNQVPTDPGYMPLHQSPASVFFVNHNQQNAMQLRHSMEGKLRNIRNMEMRVAKIQEIFDSMHFSSSNLAPPTRQAPSNESSPNNPQVQRDLQMFSSRLSKKLQKATHVVLELRELFRYNLTKVWQYSYDDEDEESDSELDLEMELDDLHARNTASPPNEHMHLYLNSQIENCQTNYEADLEYGSSSTQSIHYNRQQIQILNYLKSDDARATFLNENNARSLAVNGYISDQLVLLKRRLSRSDAENSSSKPSSGNHFKHIYFLSNSDGASASLHFRQLYVSAIKRKFVLFLIDVGSALNAELFALTKSFVHEMLQLLEDTDKVSLVTVASDANFMYLDAFPTEAGHGIYSATRGHKEEIFSYINSLSRAPALTNHSLGFEYSFELLHRLQQSGMINPAEQPVEFVYVTRGLLTNLSDAMAVLRVVADGQRRLKAPVIINTCAVVLDEKRIMYEKQFLNDVATQNYTKYEIDVTNWWPSGQQASQLAGRLFVLSKMHADTYLPQTSSKIFGQLFQERYLSDTLEVHPPVVDVDSGDVLVSITHAVPPYGVVGVNLYLSDLLEDLLNYPSSPSSAKQGSGYAFLLDRSTGNTLAHPAFPRPLIQRETSYPVNIAYLENATDFSSLIRNRLLHEESGNATTDVYVGRLRLQRTYHWKSVLGFYVLCLVSGGGDSLRNATSPQRYNLKDAVSNYEPGYYGESMDLLYHRLDLNQGGSAPPKTCRYFRQMATMDAPTLFLSAAAFESPFGFLHNNRPRTQLRHVESIMAYLRDSSGLLANMGLRPSIRHEVSVLYQAMQQLRRRHQDARGSLRSHIIRRYVASVSGVLQLYPGCLLGSSYDPTRRPWFRQAMAQPGKIVSTAPYLDAGGAGYIITIAHTIFEGKAHALHSVQQDRPVAVVALDVPYAFYYRLILEGTPICQLPHMKCLLFEHEGYLLAHPSMLQPATLTRNQRRPHEHLTHKESYLANDVLNHGQLVRKLGCASYQNRTLQRYYAFNTSLATILTNVVHGERTKYAIALIRGSNLFAAVLNSSCDGGAFCPCSTIDRECLNCKRMDQTDCECPCECPMVGDSSSPSSLVYFANYTQQFPYCPPPSEHFIALPPTTQLLSALPSCPGSAGICETYSTQRECLGVMGCEWCQQDVDGNSFSTAFCSSQASCFNGVLASLTPYGELDELELLAAHNPQREQHAYSAFGPLGGAMVVLVMVIGFAIYCYRHNLDAQTQEQFYVDSVQEENYGLPLSRFNFDDCKAHDEPPPGGGYDHASAQRQLMHAADISPYHVSSGSSYRRPPNGESDHGYSTMTPHEDSSDQQCFTLAEPLLLHDKRHSKSDTMSISTSISSPTNRQQSSTQPNTHPYLSNQPTSKTERYKQVQATPSPCRGPPAGVPGVYGQTTLPLEGDESRPHYILAPVTVHRHMETAES, from the exons ATGTGGCCCAGCTGCCGCCTCCACGCCGCGCTGCTCATCATGGCAGTGCTGGCGAGCCCCACTAGCAGTCAACAAGTTCCTCTGGCCATAGCCAACTCAACTAGCAACCAAGTGCCTACGGATCCTGGCTACATGCCCCTGCACCAGTCGCCAGCGAGCGTCTTCTTCGTCAACCACAACCAGCAGAATGCCATGCAACTGCGGCACAGCATGGAGGGCAAGCTGCGCAACATTCGCAATATGGAGATGAGGGTGGCCAAAATCCAG GAAATCTTCGACTCCATGCACTTCAGCAGCTCCAACCTAGCCCCGCCCACACGCCAAGCCCCAAGCAACGAGAGCAGCCCCAACAATCCTCAAGTGCAGCGGGATTTGCAGATGTTCAGCAGCCGTCTGAGCAAGAAACTGCAGAAGGCCACCCACGTGGTGCTGGAACTGCGCGAGCTCTTTCGCTACAACCTCACCAAGGTCTGGCAGTACAGCTACGACGACGAGGATGAGGAGTCGGACAGCGAGCTGGACCTGGAGATGGAGCTGGACGATCTGCATGCCAGGAACACGGCTTCACCACCCAACGAGCATATGCATCTCTACTTAAACAGCCAAATTGAAAACTGTCAGACTAACTACGAAGCGGACTTGGAGTACGGCTCCTCGTCGACGCAATCCATTCACTACAACAGGCAGCAGATTCAAATCCTCAACTATCTGAAGTCGGATGATGCTCGGGCCACCTTCTTGAATGAGAATAATGCCCGCTCCTTGGCTGTCAATGGGTACATATCTGATCAACTGGTTCTACTCAAACGCAGGCTTAGTCGGAGCGATGCCGAAAACTCGAGCAGCAAGCCCAGCAGCGGCAACCACTTTAAGCATATCTATTTCCTGTCCAATTCGGATGGAGCCTCTGCTAGCCTACACTTTCGTCAGCTCTATGTGTCGGCCATTAAGCGGAAATTTGTGCTGTTCCTCATCGATGTGGGGTCAGCACTTAACGCAGAGTTATTTGCCCTCACAAAAAGCTTtg TCCATGAAATGCTCCAGCTGCTGGAGGACACAGATAAGGTGTCACTGGTAACCGTTGCGAGTGACGCGAACTTCATGTACCTAGATGCCTTTCCCACAGAGGCCGGCCACGGCATTTACAGTGCTACACGTGGCCACAAGGAGGAGATATTCAGCTACATCAACAGCTTGAGCCGGGCACCAGCTCTTACGAATCACTCCTTGGGTTTTGAGTACTCCTTCGAGTTACTCCATCGACTGCAGCAATCGGGAATGATTAACCCGGCAGAGCAACCAGTGGAATTTGTCTACGTTACGCGTGGACTTCTCACAAATTTATCTGATGCTATGGCAGTTTTGCGAGTGGTGGCAGATGGTCAACGGCGGCTCAAGGCTCCAGTGATCATTAATACTTGCGCAGTCGTGCTCGACGAAAAGCGGATTATGTACGAAAAGCAATTCCTAAACGATGTGGCCACCCAGAACTACACCAAGTACGAAATTGATGTGACGAATTGGTGGCCAAGTGGGCAGCAAGCATCTCAGTTGGCTGGACGATTATTTGTGCTCAGCAAAATGCATGCGGACACGTATCTACCACAGACGAGTTCAAAGATCTTTGGTCAGCTCTTTCAAGAGAGATATTTAAGCGATACTCTGGAGGTGCATCCCCCAGTTGTGGACGTAGACAGCGGAG ATGTTCTTGTCTCCATCACCCATGCCGTTCCTCCCTATGGCGTTGTGGGCGTGAACTTGTACCTGTCGGATCTGCTCGAGGATCTGCTTAACTATCCCAGTTCTCCATCTAGTGCCAAGCAGGGTAGCGGGTATGCTTTTCTGCTCGATCGGTCAACAGGAAACACGCTTGCTCACCCGGCCTTTCCGAGGCCGCTTATTCAGCGAGAAACCTCATACCCTGTAAACATCGCCTACCTGGAAAACGCTACGGATTTTTCCAGCCTCATACGGAACCGCCTTTTGCACGAGGAAAGCGGCAATGCCACCACAGATGTCTATGTAGGCAGACTGCGGCTCCAGCGTACCTATCACTGGAAATCCGTGCTGGGATTTTATGTTCTCTGCCTGGTCAGCGGTGGTGGCGATTCCCTGAGAAATGCTACCTCTCCACAACGATATAACCTAAAGGACGCCGTGTCCAACTACGAACCTGGCTACTATGGCGAGAGCATGGACCTGCTTTACCATCGCTTGGACCTCAATCAGGGCGGCAGTGCCCCGCCCAAAACATGTCGATACTTCAGGCAAATGGCCACAATGG ATGCTCCCACTCTGTTCCTCAGCGCTGCTGCATTTGAGTCTCCATTCGGATTCCTTCACAACAATAGGCCTCGAACCCAGCTGCGTCACGTCGAGTCCATTATGGCCTATCTTCGCGACTCCAGTGGCCTGTTGGCCAATATGGGACTGCGTCCCAGCATTCGGCATGAGGTGAGTGTACTGTATCAGGCGATGCAGCAGTTGCGTCGCAGACACCAGGATGCCAGAGGATCACTGCGTAGTCATATCATTCGACGGTACGTGGCCAGTGTGAGTGGAGTACTACAACTGTACCCAGGCTGCTTGCTCGGCAGCAGCTACGATCCAACAAGAAGGCCATGGTTCCGGCAGGCAATGGCTCAACCGGGCAAGATTGTAAGCACAGCTCCGTATTTGGATGCTGGAGGCGCGGGATATATTATCACCATTGCGCACACCATCTTCGAAGGCAAAGCCCATGCGCTGCACTCTGTCCAGCAGGACAGACCTGTGGCTGTGGTAGCACTCGACGTTCCTTATGCTTTCTACTACCGTCTCATTCTGGAGGGCACTCCGATCTGTCAGCTGCCGCACATGAAGTGCCTGTTGTTCGAGCACGAAGGATATCTGCTGGCCCATCCCAGCATGCTGCAACCCGCCACACTCACTAGAAACCAACGACGGCCGCACGAACACCTTACGCACAAGGAATCATATTTGGCCAACGACGTGCTCAACCACGGTCAGTTGGTGAGAAAACTGGGGTGTGCCAGCTATCAGAACCGCACCTTGCAGCGTTATTATGCCTTCAACACGTCTCTGGCCACCATCTTAACCAACGTAGTGCACGGCGAGCGAACGAAGTACGCAATCGCCCTAATCCGGGGTAGCAACCTTTTCGCCGCTGTACTCAACTCCAGTTGCGATGGCGGTGCCTTTTGTCCATGCAGCACCATTGACCGGGAATGCCTCAACTGCAAGCGGATGGATCAAACGGACTGCGAGTGCCCTTGTGAGTGTCCCATGGTGGGCGACAGCAGCTCCCCATCCTCACTTGTCTACTTTGCCAATTACACACAACAGTTCCCATACTGTCCACCCCCAAGTGAACACTTCATTGCTCTCCCTCCGACCACGCAACTTCTCAGTGCTTTACCCAGTTGTCCCGGATCAGCGGGCATATGCGAAACTTACTCCACGCAAAGGGAATGCCTTGGTGTGATGGGCTGTGAATGGTGCCAGCAGGATGTGGACGGCAACAGCTTTTCCACGGCCTTTTGTTCGTCGCAGGCAAGCTGCTTCAACGGAGTGCTTGCCTCCCTGACACCCTATGGCGAACTGGACGAGCTGGAACTTCTGGCCGCCCACAATCCACAAAGGGAGCAGCACGCCTACTCCGCGTTTGGGCCGCTAGGAGGAGCAATGGTGGTACTCGTCATGGTTATAGGATTTGCCATCTACTGCTACAGGCACAATCTGGACGCGCAGACGCAGGAACAATTCTACGTGGACTCGGTGCAGGAAGAGAATTATGGGCTGCCCCTGTCCAGGTTTAACTTTGACGATTGCAAGGCGCATGACGAGCCGCCTCCAGGTGGCGGCTATGACCACGCATCTGCACAACGTCAGCTGATGCATGCGGCGGATATATCGCCCTACCACGTATCTAGCGGCAGTAGCTACCGCAGGCCTCCGAACGGGGAGTCGGATCATGGCTATAGCACCATGACGCCGCATGAGGATAGCTCCGACCAACAGTGCTTCACCCTGGCGGAACCGTTGTTGTTGCACGATAAGCGGCACAGCAAATCGGACACCATGTCCATATCCACCTCCATATCGAGTCCTACGAATCGCCAGCAGTCCTCCACCCAGCCCAACACGCATCCGTACTTGAGCAATCAGCCGACCTCAAAGACGGAACGCTACAAGCAGGTGCAGGCCACGCCCTCGCCCTGTCGCGGACCGCCAGCAGGAGTGCCTGGTGTATACGGGCAGACCACGTTGCCCCTCGAGGGGGATGAGTCCAGACCACACTACATTTTGGCTCCAGTGACGGTGCACAGGCACATGGAAACCGCCGAGTCGTAG
- the LOC108029764 gene encoding casein kinase II subunit beta' isoform X1 — MTDSDETAWIHWFCKQRGNEFFCEVDEDYIHDKFNLNFLDSNVTNYRCALEVILDLNSGSASDAPAEPELEASAEKLYGLIHARFILTNRGIELMLEKYHKGAFGTCPRAFCQRQSVLPIGLSDNPGEEMVRIYCPKCNDVYFPKAARHSNLDGAFFGTGFPHMLFMVNPDARPKRTKQKFVPRLYGFKIHQLAYRSPAEILKDMTPELETPAHV, encoded by the exons ATGACCGACTCGGATGAGACAGCCTGGATTCATTGGTTTTGCAAGCAGCGCGGCAATGAGTTCTTCTGCGAGGTGGACGAGGACTACATCCATGACAAGTTCAACCTCAACTTTCTAGATTCGAATGTGACGAACTACCGCTGTGCGCTGGAGGTGATCCTAGACCTGAACTCGGGCTCGGCATCGGATGCGCCCGCCGAGCCTGAACTGGAGGCCAGTGCCGAGAAGCTGTACGGCCTGATCCACGCCCGCTTCATCCTCACCAACCGCGGCATCGAGCTGATGCTGGAGAAGTACCACAAGGGAGCCTTCGGCACGTGCCCGCGCGCCTTTTGCCAGCGCCAGTCGGTCCTGCCCATCGGACTGAGCGACAATCCCGGCGAGGAGATGGTCCGCATCTACTGTCCCAAGTGCAACGACGTGTACTTCCCCAAGGCGGCAAGGCACTCCAATCTGGACGGGGCCTTCTTCGGCACCGGATTCCCGCACATGCTCTTCATGGTGAACCCAGATGCGCGGCCCAAGCGGACGAAGCAGAAGTTTGTGCCCAG GCTCTACGGATTCAAGATCCACCAGTTGGCCTACCGATCGCCCGCTGAGATCCTTAAAGACATGACCCCCGAACTCGAAACCCCAGCCCATGTCTGA
- the LOC108029763 gene encoding pro-resilin, whose product MKAFTSIALLVCLAAWTQAEPPVPQNQYLPPNQSPQAPSNNYLPPTQGFQSPSNNYLPPQRTGGGGGAPSNSYGAPIAPPQGQYGAPALTGAIFKGGNGNGNGNGGYGGGNGNGYGQRDEEQYGPAKYEFKYDVQDYESGNDFGHMESRDGDLAVGRYYVLLPDGRKQIVEYEADQNGYRPTIRYEQVNNGNGNGNGNGRNGGGYDSNAQQGKFNGY is encoded by the exons ATGAAG GCCTTTACGTCGATTGCGCTGCTCGTGTGCCTGGCTGCCTGGACCCAAGCGGAACCGCCAGTGCCCCAAAACCAGTACCTGCCGCCCAACCAGTCGCCCCAGGCGCCCTCCAACAACTACCTGCCGCCCACGCAGGGCTTCCAGTCGCCGTCGAACAACTATCTGCCTCCCCAGCGTaccggcggcggtggcggagcGCCCAGCAACAGCTACGGAGCTCCCATCGCCCCACCCCAGGGCCAATATGGTGCTCCGGCGCTGACGGGTGCCATCTTCAagggcggaaacggaaatggcaacggcaacggcggCTACGGCGGCGGTAATGGCAACGGCTACGGACAGCGGGACGAGGAGCAGTACGGACCGGCCAAGTACGAGTTCAAGTACGACGTGCAGGACTACGAGTCGGGCAACGACTTCGGCCACATGGAGTCCCGGGATGGCGATCTGGCCGTGGGCCGCTACTACGTCCTGCTGCCCGATGGTCGCAAGCAGATCGTCGAGTACGAGGCCGATCAGAACGGATACCGCCCAACCATCCGGTACGAGCAGGTGAACAATGgcaacggaaacggaaacggcaACGGACGCAATGGCGGCGGCTACGACAGCAACGCGCAGCAGGGCAAGTTCAACGGCTACTAA
- the LOC108029352 gene encoding uncharacterized protein LOC108029352: MVSKIHLLITFLAIVRGEVGPTVGRRAPYAPAGWHPRVPFNLPNENVPRQGVEITKARVDQIEPVDKPQPNYLPPQQLGIPDGEILPSSRPANQYGPPDPKFKIIYPDEEEPATPRDSADNQEAKKREGRYFVISQDNKLQRLTFSSQQNGDGEDFTAQLSYATVGQLKDPVYRYNSQGQLERVLK, from the exons ATGGTTTCAAAG ATTCATTTACTGATTACATTTCTGGCTATTGTGCGAGGTGAAGTTGGTCCAACTGTTGGACGAAGAGCTCCTTATGCCCCAGCTGGCTGGCATCCGCGGGTCCCATTCAACTTACCCAACGAGAATGTACCTCGTCAGGGAGTGGAAATCACCAAGGCTCGAGTTGACCAAATCGAGCCAGTGGATAAACCTCAACCGAACTATCTGCCCCCGCAACAACTAGGAATTCCCGATGGAGAGATTCTGCCCAGCTCCCGGCCGGCCAACCAGTACGGTCCCCCGGATcctaaattcaaaattatctATCCTGACGAGGAAGAGCCAGCTACTCCAAGGGATTCCGCAGACAATCAGGAAGCGAAAAAAAGAGAAGGCCGCTACTTCGTCATATCGCAGGATAACAAACTGCAGAGACTTACTTTCAGCTCTCAGCAGAACGGCGATGGTGAGGACTTTACGGCTCAGTTGAGTTATGCAACTGTGGGGCAGCTCAAGGATCCAGTCTACCGATACAACAGCCAGGGACAACTGGAGCGGGTCTTGAAGTAG